In the Pseudomonadota bacterium genome, CGCAGCGCGATCTCCATCATCCGTCGCCAGCGCGGCCCGAACACGCGAACCCGCTCCACCGCGCCCCGCGTGACGGCGCGCGCGCCTGGCCGCAGCTCACGGATCGGCGTGACGCTCCGCCGATCGTCGTAGCGGCGCGGGAGCCAGTAGAGGAGATCCAGGGGAGACGCGAGGCCCCGGCTCGCGAGGCGCGACGCCGTCTTCGGCCCCACGCCGTCGAGCTCGAGCAGCCCGGCGTCGAACGGCGTGACCGGCGCGGGCCTCGGCTCGGACGCGACCCGATCGTCCTCGCGCTCCGCGCCGCCCGACGCGTCCTCGAGCGCCATCGCGAGCGCGAGCAGCAGGCGCTGGCCGCGCGCGAGCACGACCTTCCGGTTCACGCCCGGCACAGACCCCGGATCCTCGACTGCGGCCGCGAACGCCTCGATCTTCGCCGCGTCGGCCCAGTCGTCGCCGCCTGCGCCGCGCAGGTTCGCGAGATCCGCGAGCGCCTCCGGGCTCTCGCTCGGATCGTCGCCGCCCGCGAGCGCCGTCGAGAGCACCGCGCGCAGGCGTCGTATCGCCGCCGCCGTCCCTGTGAGCTCTGCTCTCGATCGCGTCACGCTTCCGCCTGGCCGAGCGCCGCGATCTTCAGAACGCGACCTCGGAGATCTCGTACCGCCTGGGGCCGGCCGGCGTCCGGATGGTGACCTGATCGCCGGCCTCGCGCCGGATCAGGCCGCGGGCGATGGGCGACGTCACCGAGATCGTCCCGTCGTCGATGCTCGCTTCGTCCTCTCCGACGATGCGATAGGTGACGATCTCGCCGGTCTCCAGGTTCTCGAGGACGACCTTGGCCCCGAACAGGACGCGATCGCCCTTGAGCCGAGCCGGATCTATCACGTCGGCGCGGGAGATTCGGTCCTCGAGGTACTCGATGCGCCCCGCGATGATCGACTGCTGCTCCTTCGCGAACTTGTACTCGGCGTTCTCCGAGAGATCGCCGTGCGCCCGCGCGTCCTCGATCGCCTTCACGTTCTCCGGGCGATCGATCTCTCTGAGTCTCCTGAGCTCGGCCTGCAGCCGACCATGGCCTTCCGGCGTCATCGGGTACTTGTCCATTTCGTCGTCCTCTCCGCGTGAGCCCGCGGCGTGTATACCACGGAAAGAGCGCGCCACCCAATGCGTTGACAACCCTGTTGTTTTCACGCAGCCTCGAACGTGTGAACGGCGCGCCGCGCGGCGCAGAAACGACGGAGCCATGGTGGAGAAGAAGAGGCAGCTGCTCCTGCTCGCGGACGACGATCCCGAACTCATCGGCATCCTGGTCAAGCGGCTCCAGGTGCTCGAATGCGACATCATCACGGCGAGCAACGGCGCGGAGGCGCTCGCACTGGTCAAGGAGAAGCGTCCCGACGCCGTGATCCTCGACGTCATGATGCCGCAGATGAACGGGTGGGAGGTCTGCAAGAGCATCCGCTCCGACCAGACGCT is a window encoding:
- the greA gene encoding transcription elongation factor GreA, with translation MDKYPMTPEGHGRLQAELRRLREIDRPENVKAIEDARAHGDLSENAEYKFAKEQQSIIAGRIEYLEDRISRADVIDPARLKGDRVLFGAKVVLENLETGEIVTYRIVGEDEASIDDGTISVTSPIARGLIRREAGDQVTIRTPAGPRRYEISEVAF
- a CDS encoding response regulator; protein product: MVEKKRQLLLLADDDPELIGILVKRLQVLECDIITASNGAEALALVKEKRPDAVILDVMMPQMNGWEVCKSIRSDQTLRHTPVMMLTGIGESLNEITSPLYGADDHVDKPFNFSELLFKIRRLLAGQPGR